From the Lathyrus oleraceus cultivar Zhongwan6 chromosome 3, CAAS_Psat_ZW6_1.0, whole genome shotgun sequence genome, the window tgcaaacactTTCCCTTTAgcttgctccttcttcggcttgTTGCACTTGATACTAATGTGCCATTGCTCACCATAGTTGATGCAATTCATATTCGAACCAATTCTGCAATCAAAAGATTTGTGACCTTGCTCTCCACACTTGAAACAAGTCACATCGCCCTTAGGACACTCGGGAGCACGATGTCCCTCAACACCACATCTGAAGCACTTGACAGGAGTGTGAGATCCTCCCCCACTCGGCTTCTTGCCATCACCAGCTTTCTTCTTACCATCCTACTGCTTTCCTCAGAATTTCCCTTTTCCTTTCTTATCATGCAAGGACTTGTAATGAGAAACACTATCACGGCTATCCTCATGATAGATCCTACTCTTGGTAACCAACTCAGAAAATCTCGTAATCTATTTGTAACCCATTACCTTCTTGATATCAggtctcaagccattcacaaacttaAGACACTTAGATCTCTCAGTATTAGCAATATTGTAATGGGGACAAAATTTAATCAACTCCTCAAAATTTGCAGCATACTTAGCTACGGTACCATTACCTTGCTTCAactcaaggaattcaatttccttctttACACAaacatcttctggaaaatacttctCCAGAAAAGCATCACGGAAAGTGCCAAAGTCACTTCAATGTCATCCTCATCAAATCTCTGAACAGTGTTGCGCCACCAATCCTTAGCTTCTTTCTCAAGCATATGAGTGCCAAACTGCATCTTCTGTGCATCTGAATAGTTCATAACTCGAAAGCTTTTCTCAACCTCCTTAAACCACTCTTGAGCTTTATCAGGTTTATGAGCTCTTTCAAAAGTTAGCAGAATGTTCCTCTAGAACTTCCCCAAAGCACGAAACTCATCAGCATCACGCTCCCAATCACCAACATCATTTGCGGAATGGCACCAGCCAACAAGGTCAATGCCACTGCAAGCGCATCATCATTCCTTCCAGCAACCATCTTCCTGCTACACCAACcaaacaaccacaacaacaagGATTGTTAAACAAACCATATCGATCATTTCATACATACAAATCAGATCTAACAGAATCACCCAAATTCATAACCTGGTCGAATGACCGACcgtgctctgataccactaatgtaacacgCACCAAACTATTATTACTCAAATACAACATACAATTGCCTAATAAGAGTAAATTAAAGCATGCATACACGAAGGCATCACATTTACTTCTGCCAGAAACAACATATGCCATGGTCACATACAAGTAACACGGATTATAAGTCAAAACCAAATAACCAACATACAAATTCACACAGCGGAATAACATCTCTCCTCATAAATGGTAGATAGTGATGATTCCCATAAATCATCTACCATAAAATATTGTATCGGGCTTTAAGGCCACacaacatcaaaacaaatacaaataatcccataatcccaagtgttacatgaccagagcactATAGACTACCTAGTCAAAACACAACAAGAACTAGACTACGAATCTAATCCTTGTGCGAAGCACCACTATCTTCGGTACCTgagtgtcataccccgattttggtcctgaatttttttatgttttttatttttgtttagcatgcttggcctaaccttactttggttttatatgaggattggtcttgatccaaagtcatggtgttgttcatgtgattgttaatgcacatatggtcttggtcatctgaacaaccaagcttcttgtgtttcaagccacttgctagtcatgttattggttcatggatactatgtcaaaaccctgaccttatggtctcatttcatggccttgttcatgtgcattttcagtcaagttatttttcaaaagtcaaacattcaagtcataagacaaaacaatttggaaaccaacttcaaaccatttgttaatccatttcaatccatttcatgtcattgtaaaccattacatgtgagtccatacaagaaaatacaaaatttggcatttttgaccaactgttgactttggtcaacagttgactttttggtcaactttgaccaaagtcaacccaaattcattaaaccctaaattcacccataatagtccattgaattccatttacaagaaaaatacaaaaaaaatgaactttgaccaattgttgactttggtcaactttgaccaaagtcaacacaACCTCTTTGCATCCTAAAATCCTAAGTCTTCCATCATGAACCTTAATCCATCCCTCCATTGTTCATGTTTGCTTGCTTCCATCATGAGTGCTTCATTTGCAAGTTATCCTTGGCCAACCATGTTTATGTTCATGCCATGCCTACAAGAGCAGTCAAGTTATACAAAAAAACAGCAGGTCATAACCACTTCAACCCAACCAAAGACAATGATTCATTGCTACACACCCAACTCTGGATAGATCCTAAGGAGGAGTTTATGCAGTATGTTCATACTGGGGACCCTGTAGATTTGACTTTCAGTGTAAAAGAACTGAAGGCATTTCTTTCATTTTGCGAGGGCTGTGAAACTGATATCCATTTACATTTTGAGAAAACTGGCGAACCAATTCTCATGGCACCTAAATTTGGTTTGGAAGATGGGTCCAATTCGAATTTTGATGCTACCCTTTTACTGGCAACCATGTTAACATCTCAGCTTCATGAAGGCGCAGCATCAGAACCTCCAGTGGTGCCTAACAATACACATGCTCGAACTGAAGAAAGAAATGAATCTCCATTGCAGCAAGAGAACTGCAGATTGAATGCATCAGAGCTTCCGTCTGACCACACCCGTATTTGGTCAGACCTTTCAGCAGCTGCAGTTAAGAATACTAGTGCCATGGAAGAAAGGCAGGCCCAAGAAAGAACAACTTTGAATGATAACGAACAAAGAGAAATTCAAAAGATTAGTGCAGTGCAAATTTCAAGAGGAAAATTAGCCGCAGGAAATAATCCCAGGGATTCCAATTTCTGCCTACCAACTGAAAATGATCATGTACAAGAGCCTCAAGATATGTTGCCAAATAATGGTCAACAATACCTATTGCAAGTCTATGTGTGCTCCCTTGCTTACTTCAAATGCAAGTTTCCATTCATGTCCATGAGTGAACCTACAAAACCAAAGCCAAGTCATGTGCCAAAACTGCAGCAAGACCATGAATGTCTGCAACTGTCTCAAGCCATAGGCCATACCTGCTGAACCTCATGCCATAAACCAAATAAACTCTGCAGCAGGCAGTACATCAAGGCACACAACTTGCAACAAACCAACATTACCGCATGAGCATAAAACCAACTGCAGCAGCACCACATGAGTGTGCTCATTCCTTGCTCACAGTACACCACATTACCTGGCCAAAGCCTCAAATACAATTGGCCCTGCAGTAGACATTGGTTCAGAGCTTcattaaacaaaaaaaaatgaaaaaatgaatgGAAGCCACAacaatttttgcaaaaaaaaCCTGCTGGAAATGTAAGCCATTCACCTGCTGCAAAATGAGTGATGACCACTTCCACATCAACACGGCTCAATGCATGGCTTCAAGCCATTCCATGTCAGAACCTGCAAAGTAGCAATAATCAGCAGCAGGGAAATGGTTTACAGGAGTTTAGTTCATCATCATTCACAATGTGGTAGCAACAAGTATATTCATTATGGATATCATCTTACATCATACCTAACCACATCAATAACAAATCTTACAAATAATGGCAACACATAATGCATTGTGACCAACCTGTTACAGTTCTATCAATAACAATAGGACCAACAGAACCTACATCAAGACCTCATATCACACCAAACCACATCAGTCTTGCATCCTGCAGCATCCATGTTCATCATCAAGCCAAGGCGTAACAGCTACAATGAGGTTCTTAATGAAAGCAGTCAAGTTGTTCAGTCCAAAGAAACATGAAATAAATTGGCAAATGCAATCCATCATCAGTGGAAATCATGTTGGTGAACCTGTTTTGAAACCCTGTTGCAGAAGCAAGTTGAAGCCAAGCCAAACCTCCAAAGCCATTGAACCTCAACCAAACCAACTGAGTTTTCTGACAAAAAAAGTCACCGCAGTAAAAAGAATAAGGTAATTAGCAAAGGCAGTAATTCAAGAAAATATCCCAATTTGGCATAGAGACAACAATGAAGAAGAAAGCGTGGCTCAAATTACCTGTTACAAATCCATACATAAAAAAGGACCACTCCAATTTCTGAGCACAAAAAGGCCTTGGCTGGGATACTTCTTGGATCCACCATAGCAATCCGAAAACCCTAATTCGCAGAACATAAATAGGGAAGAGAATCAGTAAAGAAGAGGAGGGAATTAACACAAAAAGACTTGGAGGCGAAAATCTGAGGAAAAAAACCCTAAAATCTCAAAATCAattacctggaggccagcttCTTCGCGTCCTTCACCGCCACCACCGCGACACTTTGTAAGAACTTATTTTTCCTTCTTTTTATCCTTCTCATGTGCTTGTTGATGAAAAGATTGTGAGAGTTGAGAGAGATTGATTCGTTGAGTTTGAGAGCGTGAGAGGGTTTCGTTGATGAGTGATTTCATAAGAGGGACGAGAGGGGCGAGTTCGTATGAGATTGCCGTTGGGTGGAAAGGGTGAGTTCGTGAGGTTGGGGAGAGGGTGAAGGAAGACGAGCGTCTGTTCTTCGTTCCCATTtcttttttttctatttttttcttttttacttttttttaatttaatttaatttgatttgttttaacagagataaaaaaaacataaaaaatatttatgtgttagtattttcttttattgttcttaatctttttttcat encodes:
- the LOC127129964 gene encoding uncharacterized protein LOC127129964 — protein: MPTRAVKLYKKTAGHNHFNPTKDNDSLLHTQLWIDPKEEFMQYVHTGDPVDLTFSVKELKAFLSFCEGCETDIHLHFEKTGEPILMAPKFGLEDGSNSNFDATLLLATMLTSQLHEGAASEPPVVPNNTHARTEERNESPLQQENCRLNASELPSDHTRIWSDLSAAAVKNTSAMEERQAQERTTLNDNEQREIQKISAVQISRGKLAAGNNPRDSNFCLPTENDHVQEPQDMLPNNGQQYLLQVYVCSLAYFKCKFPFMSMSEPTKPKPSHVPKLQQDHECLQLSQAIGHTC